One genomic segment of Theobroma cacao cultivar B97-61/B2 chromosome 6, Criollo_cocoa_genome_V2, whole genome shotgun sequence includes these proteins:
- the LOC18595746 gene encoding probable disease resistance protein At5g63020 — MGGLCSVSISIENTISFCCNHAAKHASYACRLGKHLDVLETKMEELKALRNDVKRRVEIAERQHMKRLDQVEWWLSRVEALEGEVEDLMKESVNEKKCPGCCYPKNCWASYKLGQKAAEMLKKVRRHRKKGQFERVAETLPPAPGDLKPCEHTVGMESMIATVWNCLSEEQAVIIGLYGMGGIGKTTLLTQINNMLLSLPSNVDFVIWAVASKDLKLEKIQDEIGEKIGYSDNRWRNKRIEQKAIDIYRVLSNRKFVLLLDDLWDRVDLTKIGVPIPDQQNNSKVVFTTRSKEVCGLMEAHKRFRVECLPPPFAWHLFQRKVGNDTLNLHPDIPKLAETVAKECAGLPLALITVGRAMACKKTPKEWIRAIEVLRKCASEFSGMGDKVFPLLKFSFDHLPNEKVRCCFLYCTLFPEDFVIHKTDLIDYWICEELLDEGNDRNGAQNQGYDIIGTLVYACLLEEEGDYVKMHDVIRDMSLWIANECKYFEERFLVQAGVRLVEAPGIKKWETVRRISLMANCVQSLMETPSCPNLLTLFLNENTLNTITNDFFQSMPNLRVLDLSSNSGITELAQGISKLVSLKYLNLSKTSIRQLPNELKSLEKLEYLNLEHTFALNTIPCQLISSFPFLQVLRMFGCGSSDLVVHGNLLSGGNECLVQELQCLKKLSMLSLTVKSASALEGFLSSHKFKSCARDLCLEFLSGSNVLNISCLADMKQLNMLEISDCNSLEELKHDWLQEPRKILTSIDFHSSMILKDRCFNNLQRVSVDNCIRLGDLTWLMLAPNLASLCISRCSQIKEIISTAKCGRLAEVLLGSIKPFEKLEVLHLSYLPELKCIYQDPLPFLSLKKISIFGCPKLTKLPVNVQNAEGHGIAIHGWEFWWKELEWDDETTKNAFVPCFKSMPLNISLQ, encoded by the coding sequence ATGGGAGGCTTGTGCTCTGTCTCGATTTCGATTGAGAATACCATCTCCTTTTGTTGCAATCACGCAGCAAAGCATGCGAGTTATGCTTGCAGACTAGGGAAACATTTAGATGTTCTGGAAACCAAAATGGAagaattaaaagcattaagaaatGATGTGAAGAGGAGAGTTGAGATTGCTGAAAGGCAACATATGAAGCGTCTTGACCAAGTTGAATGGTGGCTTTCAAGGGTTGAAGCATTGGAAGGAGAAGTTGAAGATTTGATGAAGGAAAGTgttaatgaaaagaaatgtCCTGGATGTTGCTACCCCAAAAATTGCTGGGCCAGTTACAAGCTAGGACAAAAGGCTGCTGAGATGTTAAAAAAGGTGAGAAGACACAGGAAGAAAGGACAATTTGAAAGGGTGGCTGAAACACTACCTCCAGCACCAGGGGATTTAAAGCCTTGCGAACATACTGTGGGTATGGAGTCCATGATTGCAACTGTCTGGAATTGCCTCAGTGAAGAGCAAGCAGTAATCATTGGCTTATATGGAATGGGAGGCATTGGCAAGACTACTCTGTTGACTCAAATCAACAACATGCTCCTCAGCCTTCCCAGCAatgttgattttgtgatcTGGGCAGTAGCTTCTAAAGACCTTAAACTTGAAAAGATTCAAGATGAGATTGGAGAAAAGATAGGGTATTCTGACAACAGGTGGAGAAATAAACGTATTGAGCAAAAAGCTATAGACATATACAGAGTCTTGAGTAACAGGAAATTTGTTTTGCTATTGGATGATTTATGGGACCGGGTTGATCTAACTAAGATTGGAGTTCCTATACCAGACCAACAAAATAACTCCAAGGTAGTCTTCACTACACGTTCCAAAGAGGTGTGTGGTCTGATGGAAGCCCATAAAAGGTTCAGAGTAGAATGCTTGCCACCACCTTTTGCTTGGCATCTGTTTCAAAGGAAAGTTGGAAATGACACTCTCAACCTGCATCCAGATATTCCTAAGCTCGCAGAAACTGTGGCCAAAGAGTGTGCTGGTTTGCCATTAGCACTTATTACTGTTGGTCGAGCCATGGCCTGCAAAAAGACACCAAAAGAATGGATTCGTGCAATTGAGGTTTTAAGAAAATGTGCCTCCGAATTTTCAGGTATGGGGGATAAGGTCTTTCCTCTTTTGAAGTTTAGTTTTGATCATTTGCCTAATGAGAAAGTAAGATGTTGCTTCTTATATTGTACCTTATTTCCAGAAGACTTTGTCATTCACAAAACTGATTTGATAGATTATTGGATTTGTGAGGAACTTTTGGATGAAGGTAATGACAGAAATGGAGCTCAAAACCAAGGGTATGACATTATTGGGACTCTTGTATATGCATGTTTATTGGAAGAAGAAGGTGATTATGTGAAAATGCACGATGTGATTCGTGATATGTCTCTGTGGATAGCCAATGAGTGTAAATATTTTGAGGAACGTTTTTTGGTGCAAGCAGGTGTTCGATTAGTTGAAGCCCCGGGGATCAAAAAATGGGAAACAGTAAGAAGGATATCACTAATGGCAAATTGTGTTCAAAGTCTAATGGAAACACCTTCATGTCCCAACCTGCtaactttgtttctcaatgaAAACACATTAAATACTATAACTAATGACTTCTTCCAATCTATGCCTAATCTAAGAGTGTTAGACTTGTCCAGTAACAGTGGGATAACCGAACTCGCCCAAGGgatttcaaaacttgtttccCTAAAATATCTCAATCTATCCAAGACAAGTATACGACAGCTGCCAAATGAGCTCAAGTCCCTGGAAAAGCTGGAATATTTGAACTTGGAGCATACATTTGcactaaatacaattccaTGCCAACTGATATCTAGCTTTCCATTCTTACAGGTGCTGAGAATGTTTGGTTGCGGTTCTTCTGATCTAGTTGTGCACGGTAATCTACTGTCTGGGGGAAATGAGTGCTTGGTACAGGAATTGCAGTGTCTGAAAAAATTGAGCATGTTGAGTCTCACGGTGAAGAGCGCTTCTGCACTTGAAGGATTTTTAAGTTCCCACAAGTTCAAGAGCTGTGCTCGAGACCTATGCCTTGAGTTTTTAAGTGGTTCAAATGTTCTAAATATTTCATGTTTAGCAGATATGAAGCAACTCAATATGCTAGAAATCTCTGATTGTAACAGTTTAGAAGAGCTGAAGCATGATTGGTTGCAggaaccaagaaagatactcACATCTATTGATTTCCACAGCTCAATGATCCTCAAGGACAGATGCTTCAACAACCTTCAAAGAGTAAGTGTAGATAACTGTATACGATTGGGGGATTTGACATGGCTCATGCTTGCTCCAAACCTTGCTAGTCTTTGCATATCAAGATGCTCccaaatcaaagaaataatCAGCACAGCAAAATGCGGCAGACTTGCAGAGGTACTACTAGGAAGTATTAAGCcatttgaaaaacttgaagTTCTCCACTTGTCCTACCTACCAGAACTAAAATGCATCTACCAGGATCCCCTTCCATTTCTAAGTCTCAAGAAAATCTCCATATTTGGGTGTCCAAAGCTTACGAAGCTTCCGGTCAATGTACAGAACGCTGAAGGACATGGCATTGCCATTCATGGATGGGAATTCTGGTGGAAAGAATTAGAATGGGACGATGAGACAACTAAAAATGCTTTTGTTCCCTGTTTCAAATCTATGCCCCTCAATATCTCACTACAGTGA
- the LOC18595745 gene encoding LOW QUALITY PROTEIN: probable amino-acid racemase (The sequence of the model RefSeq protein was modified relative to this genomic sequence to represent the inferred CDS: inserted 1 base in 1 codon), with translation MLGGSLQMSLNSPSYIWGCVTAQRNFCKRRLDPVLAMSPSSVILHTDESGKFPESKKSSSSGTASLIGSAGTLLSHPNTVGIIGGVSVDSTLNFVRKLVHWSKENEKNCMPFVLCSDPVLNRELLSLERNSASLCHRNEHSQFDHTRIVENLWSKRVFLEKSGAHCIVVPCHISHSWHDEVFKGCSVPSLHMGECVARELKEAKLKPLEAGSPLRIGVLATDATLKEGFYQEKLQNEGFEVVLPDKATLEHTVIPAIDALNXKDMEGARNLLRIALQVLLVRAVNTVILASDDMRDLLPRDDPLLKKCIDPMDALARSTIKWAQPAVEEEER, from the exons ATGTTGGGTGGAAGCTTGCAAATGTCACTGAATTCCCCATCTTACATATGGGGTTGTGTAACTGCGCAGAGAAATTTTTGTAAGAGAAGGTTGGATCCGGTTCTAGCTATGTCCCCATCCTCAGTGATCTTACACACTGATGAAAGTGGGAAATTTCCTGAATCTAAGAAGAGTTCTAGTTCAGGTACAGCTTCTTTAATTGGCTCTGCTGGGACCTTGCTTAGTCATCCAAATACCGTGGGAATAATTGGAGGGGTATCTGTTGATTCCACTCTCAATTTCGTGAGAAAACTAGTGCATTGGAGTAAAGAGAATGAAAAGAATTGCATGCCTTTTGTTCTTTGCTCTGATCCAGTGTTGAATAGGGAGCTTTTATCGCTGGAGAGGAATTCTGCTTCTCTCTGCCATAGAAATGAACATTCACAATTCGATCATACCCGGATTGTTGAAAATCTATGGAGTAAAAGGGTCTTCCTTGAGAAGTCAGGAGCTCACTGCATTGTGGTGCCTTGTCATATTTCACACTCATGGCATGATGAAGTGTTTAAGGGATGTTCTGTTCCTTCCCTTCATATGGGTGAGTGTGTTGCCAGGGAGCTTAAAGAAGCCAAGTTGAAGCCACTGGAAGCTGGGAGCCCTTTGCGAATTGGGGTACTTGCCACAGATGCGACTTTAAAAGAAGGGTTTTACCAAGAGAAACTGCAGAATGAG GGTTTTGAGGTTGTGCTGCCAGACAAAGCAACCCTGGAACACACTGTAATCCCTGCAATTGATGCCTTAA AGAAAGACATGGAAGGGGCACGGAATCTGCTGAGAATTGCACTCCAGGTTCTCCTGGTGAGGGCGGTTAACACTGTTATCCTTGCGTCTGATGATATGCGTGATCTTTTGCCTCGGGATGATCCTCTTCTTAAGAAATGTATTGACCCAATGGATGCATTGGCCAGGTCAACTATCAAGTGGGCACAGCCAGCTGTGGAGGAAG AGGAAAGATGA
- the LOC18595747 gene encoding probable disease resistance protein At5g63020: MGNIFSIQLSCDTIFSRCWDCSAGQAIYTCKLEENLADLKTALNKLKELRNDVMRKVNIAEQGNMKRLDQVEGWLSRTEAMINEVDQLITDSPQEIKKLCMGGCFSKNYMSSLRFSKRVAKKLNDVKDLNLEGAFKEVATTVPAALVVERPSDSAIGLESIFNTLWSSCEEKHVGIIGIYGTGGVGKTRLLTEINNKIGVSSGGFEVVIWVVVSRGFYVDKVQDDIAERIGLSSGTWNDKTPEVKATEMFGVLRKKKFVLLLDDIWERVDLSKVGIPSPTQENGSKLIFTTRSVEVCGQMRADKKIEVTCLPEEKAWQLFEEHVGKDLFDSHPNIRDLAQEVAKECGGLPLALITIGRSMACKTTSEEWKYAIDVLRRSSAPSISPDMGKEVYPLLKFSYDSLPNDMVRSCLLYCSLFSEDFRIEKERLIDCWIGEGFLDEHDNISQARNQGHHIIGSLIHACLLEEASDWSVKMHDVIRDMCLWIACTCEAEKWKFFVQAGYQLTKVPNVGKWRGIKRMSLMDNKIENLREAPNCPDLQTLFLSRNKPLEVIDNDFFQFMCVLKVLDLSFNRGITEFPKGISKLVSLEYLDLSGTTIRELPTELRALKKLKCLGLEHIDNRIKIPRGLMAGFSKLEILRMFSYYPFDEAVEDDNECLVEELQCLNHLNVLTLSVTSAFALDRFLSAEKLHNFIEMIGLQYFKDSKQLNILSLANFKSLNTLFLEECESLEEVKTVWEGEGGIIKAAIEIQTSVIASVPYFQNLWNVEIRKCSKLRDITWLILAPNLKSLFVMDCDKMEEIINEIKLRQVAELVKALSPFSILKDLRLFRLPELKSIYLDALPFSCMKSIRVSECPKLRRLPLNSISAKGNKISIYGDDKWWKELQWEDESTQNAFLPSFIPW, encoded by the coding sequence atgGGTAACATATTCTCAATTCAATTGTCCTGTGATACCATATTTTCCCGCTGCTGGGATTGTTCTGCTGGACAAGCTATCTACACATgcaagcttgaagaaaacctTGCTGACTTGAAGACAGCACTGAACAAATTAAAGGAGCTAAGGAATGATGTGATGAGAAAGGTCAACATCGCTGAACAAGGAAATATGAAGCGGCTAGACCAAGTTGAAGGATGGCTTTCAAGGACAGAGGCTATGATAAATGAAGTTGATCAACTGATTACAGATAGCCctcaagaaatcaagaaattatgTATGGGAGGCTGTTTTTCCAAGAATTACATGTCCAGCCTAAGATTTAGCAAAAGAGTAGCCAAAAAACTCAATGATGTTAAGGATCTAAACCTGGAAGGAGCTTTTAAAGAGGTAGCTACGACGGTACCAGCAGCTTTGGTGGTTGAAAGACCGAGTGACTCTGCCATAGGCTTGGAATCCATCTTCAATACGCTGTGGAGTAGCTGTGAAGAAAAACATGTGGGAATTATTGGCATATATGGCACTGGGGGAGTTGGCAAGACCAGGCTTTTGACTGAAATCAACAACAAGATTGGTGTTTCGTCCGGTGGATTTGAAGTGGTTATTTGGGTTGTGGTGTCTAGAGGATTTTATGTTGACAAGGTCCAAGATGACATTGCAGAAAGGATAGGCCTTTCTAGTGGAACGTGGAATGATAAAACTCCTGAAGTGAAAGCTACAGAGATGTTCGgggttttaagaaaaaagaaatttgtatTGCTGTTAGATGATATATGGGAGCGAGTGGATCTATCTAAGGTAGGGATACCTTCCCCGACTCAAGAAAATGGTTCCAAACTAATTTTTACAACTCGTTCCGTCGAGGTGTGTGGCCAAATGAGAGCTGATAAAAAGATTGAAGTGACATGTTTGCCAGAAGAAAAGGCTTGGCAATTGTTTGAAGAACATGTTGGTAAAGATCTCTTCGATAGTCATCCAAATATACGTGATTTAGCTCAAGAAGTGGCCAAAGAATGTGGAGGACTACCTCTTGCGCTCATCACAATTGGTCGTTCCATGGCTTGCAAGACTACATCTGAAGAATGGAAATATGCAATCGATGTCTTGAGGAGATCATCAGCTCCTTCGATTTCCCCAGACATGGGTAAAGAGGTATATCCACTTCTAAAATTTAGTTATGATAGTTTGCCAAATGATATGGTTCGATCCTGCCTTTTATATTGTAGTTTGTTCTCAGAAGATTTTAggattgaaaaagaaaggctTATAGATTGCTGGATAGGAGAAGGATTTTTGGATGAACATGACAACATTAGTCAAGCTCGAAATCAAGGCCACCATATCATTGGTTCTCTCATTCATGCATGTTTGTTGGAAGAAGCAAGTGATTGGTCTGTTAAAATGCATGATGTGATTCGTGACATGTGTTTGTGGATAGCATGTACATGTGAAGCAGAGAAGTGGAAGTTTTTTGTGCAAGCAGGTTATCAATTGACTAAAGTGCCAAATGTTGGAAAATGGAGAGGAATTAAAAGAATGTCACTGATGGACAACAAGATTGAAAATCTAAGGGAAGCACCTAACTGTCCTGATCTCCAAACTTTGTTTCTAAGTCGTAATAAACCTTTAGAGGTGATCGACAATGACTTCTTCCAATTTATGTGTGTCCTTAAAGTTTTGGACTTGTCTTTTAATCGAGGTATTACAGAATTTCCCAAGGGAATTTCAAAATTGGTATCTCTAGAATATCTCGACCTATCAGGGACAACAATAAGAGAGCTACCAACTGAATTGAGAGCTTTAAAAAAACTGAAATGTTTGGGATTGGAGCACATAGACAATCGCATCAAAATCCCAAGAGGGTTGATGGCTGGTTTCTCAAAGCTGGAAATATTGAGAATGTTTAGTTATTATCCTTTCGATGAGGCAGTGGAAGATGATAATGAATGCTTGGTAGAGGAATTGCAGTGCTTGAACCACTTGAATGTGTTGACCTTATCCGTAACAAGTGCTTTTGCTCTTGATAGATTTTTGAGTGCTGAAAAGTTACACAACTTCATTGAAATGATTGGCCTTCAATATTTCAAGGACTCAAAGCAATTGAACATTTTATCTTTAGCGAATTTCAAGAGCTTAAATACTCTTTTCCTTGAGGAATGTGAAAGTTTGGAAGAAGTGAAGACAGTGTGGGAAGGGGAAGGCGGAATAATAAAAGCAGCTATCGAAATTCAAACCTCTGTGATTGCAAGTGTACCGTACTTTCAAAACCTCTGGAACGTTGAAATACGGAAATGTTCAAAGTTGAGAGACATAACATGGCTGATTTTGGCTCCAAATCTGAAGTCTTTATTTGTAATGGATTGCGataaaatggaagaaataatCAATGAGATAAAATTGCGTCAGGTGGCAGAGCTAGTAAAAGCTTTAAGCCCATTTTCAATACTTAAAGATCTTCGTTTATTTCGTCTACCAGAATTGAAGAGCATTTACTTGGATGCACTGCCCTTCTCATGTATGAAGTCAATTCGTGTTAGTGAATGCCCAAAGCTGAGGAGACTTCCACTCAACTCCATCAGTgcaaaaggaaacaaaatcaGCATTTACGGTGACGATAAGTGGTGGAAAGAGCTCCAATGGGAGGATGAATCTACTCAAAATGCTTTTCTTCCCAGTTTCATTCCatggtga